A single region of the Salvia splendens isolate huo1 chromosome 18, SspV2, whole genome shotgun sequence genome encodes:
- the LOC121777109 gene encoding sodium/hydrogen exchanger 1-like produces the protein MGIDLGSVVEAVRNLTTSDHASVVSITLCVTLLCASVVIGHLLEESPWMNESITALLIGVGTGVMILLLSGGKSSHLFIFSEDLFFIYLLPPIIFNAGFQVKKKQFFQNFATIMMFGAIGTLVSFSIISLGAITIFEKMDLGLEIGDYLAIGAIFAATDSVCTLQVLSQDETPLLYSLVFGEGVVNDATSVVLFNAIQDFDLSRMNSAIALQLIGDFIYLFISSTVLGVFLGLLSAYIIKKLYFGRHSTDREVAIMMLMAYLSYMSAELFYLSGILTVFFCGIVMSHYTWHNVTQNSRVTTKHTFATMSFVAETFIFLYVGMDALDIEKWTVVSDSPKTSIKVSAILLGLVLVGRAAFVFPLSILSNFNKSPREKIGFKQQITIWWSGLMRGAVSMALAYNQFTRAGHTQLRGNAIMITSTITVVLFSTVVCGLITKPLVRFLMPSSSELNRSMSSEPGSPKSFAVPLLGSHDSDSELFNGSGQASGVHGDQQPAVHPSSLRMFLTTPSRTIHYYWRKFDNAFMRPVFGGRGFVPYVPASPTEPSVHEWPAQEAND, from the exons ATGGGGATTGATTTGGGATCCGTGGTGGAGGCGGTGAGAAATTTAACCACCTCAGATCATGCTTCTGTGGTATCGATTACCCTGTGTGTGACTCTCCTCTGCGCGAGTGTTGTGATCGGTCATCTATTGGAGGAAAGTCCTTGGATGAATGAATCCATCACTGCCCTCTTAATT GGCGTGGGAACCGGAgttatgattttacttctaAGTGGAGGGAAAAGCTCACACCTCTTTATCTTCAGCGAAGATCTCTTCTTCATTTATCTCCTTCCTCCAATCATCTTCAATGCTGG GTTCCAGGTTAAGAAGAAGCAATTCTTCCAAAATTTTGCGACTATAATGATGTTTGGAGCAATTGGTACATTGGTATCTTTCTCAATCATATCACTTG GTGCTATTACCATTTTTGAGAAAATGGATCTTGGTCTTGAAATTGGGGATTATCTTG CAATCGGAGCTATTTTTGCTGCAACAGATTCTGTCTGTACATTGCAG GTGCTAAGTCAGGATGAGACTCCACTATTATACAGTTTAGTGTTTGGAGAAGGCGTTGTAAATGATGCAACATCAGTGGTGCTTTTCAATGCAATCCAGGATTTTGATCTTTCTCGTATGAATTCAGCTATAGCTTTGCAGCTGATTGGggatttcatttatttatttatctcaaGCACTGTGCTAGGAGTTTTC CTGGGACTGCTCAGCGCATATATAATAAAGAAGCTTTATTTTGGAAG GCACTCAACTGATCGTGAGGTTGCAATCATGATGCTCATGGCTTACCTATCATACATGTCTGCAGAA TTATTCTATTTAAGTGGGATCCTCACGGTCTTCTTTTGTGGGATTGTAATGTCACATTACACCTGGCATAATGTGACTCAGAACTCGAGAGTTACAACTAA ACACACCTTTGCAACAATGTCATTTGTTGCTGAGACATTCATATTTCTGTATGTTGGCATGGATGCTCTGGACATTGAGAAGTGGACGGTAGTAAGTGACAG CCCGAAAACCTCGATCAAAGTCAGTGCAATCCTACTTGGACTGGTCTTGGTTGGAAGAGCAGCTTTTGTTTTTCCCTTGTCAATTTTATCCAACTTCAACAAGTCTCCACGTGAGAAAATCGGCTTTAAGCAGCAA ATTACCATATGGTGGTCTGGACTTATGCGAGGTGCTGTATCCATGGCTCTTGCTTACAACCAG TTTACCAGGGCAGGCCACACCCAGTTACGTGGCAATGCCATCATGATCACCAGCACCATAACGGTCGTGCTCTTCAGCACCGTG GTGTGTGGGTTGATCACAAAACCATTGGTGAGATTCTTGATGCCCTCATCTTCAGAGCTCAACAGATCTATGTCTTCAGAGCCAGGCAGTCCCAAGTCCTTCGCTGTGCCACTTCTTGGCAGTCATGATTCTGATTCCGAACTTTTCAACGGAAGCGGGCAGGCGTCGGGCGTTCATGGGGACCAGCAGCCTGCAGTCCACCCGAGCAGCTTGCGCATGTTTCTCACGACCCCCAGCCGCACCATTCACTACTACTGGAGGAAATTCGACAATGCCTTCATGCGGCCCGTCTTTGGTGGCCGTGGCTTCGTCCCCTACGTGCCGGCCTCCCCGACCGAACCAAGCGTGCATGAATGGCCTGCACAAGAAGCCAATGACTAA
- the LOC121777878 gene encoding U1 small nuclear ribonucleoprotein C-like — MPRYYCDYCDTYLTHDSPSVRKQHNSGYKHKANIRSYYQKFEEQQTQILIDQKIKEHLGQTVVYQQIGAAYNQHLAAFPGARPRLPVMPPPMFPGPPQMVPGMRPPMLPIPVPGAPGYGNSPMVPMQPQPAPSLPPQSSGLPPPPSTSAPSPVAGGGQPPSSSGAPPNATQMYNVNPPGTSATSAPAGGYSYPQYSQTG, encoded by the exons ATGCCGCG GTACTACTGTGATTATTGCGACACTTACTTGACTCATGATTCT CCTTCAGTCAGGAAGCAGCATAATTCTGGCTACAAACATAAG GCAAACATAAGATCTTATTACCAAAAGTTTGAGGAACAACAAACTCAGATTTTGATCGATCAGAAGATCAAGGAGCATCTTGGGCAGACAGTAGTATATCAACAGATTGGTGCAGCTTATAACCAACATCTTGCTGCTTTTCCCGGAGCAAGGCCGCGCCTACCTGTCATGCCGCCTCCTATGTTTCCGGGACCTCCTCAGATGGTTCCTGGTATGAGGCCTCCAATGCTGCCTATACCAGTTCCTGGTGCTCCTG GTTATGGTAATTCTCCAATGGTCCCAATGCAGCCTCAGCCTGCTCCTTCGTTGCCTCCACAATCCAGTGGgcttccacctccaccaagtACGAGTGCCCCATCACCAGTTGCTGGAGGAGGCCAACCCCCTAGCTCAAGCGGTGCGCCACCTAATGCTACTCAAATGTACAATGTTAATCCACCTGGAACTTCTGCTACTTCTGCACCTGCTGGTGGCTATTCTTATCCACAGTACTCTCAAACCGGTTAA